A window of Malania oleifera isolate guangnan ecotype guangnan chromosome 2, ASM2987363v1, whole genome shotgun sequence genomic DNA:
tctttgattatttagctgagagtgcccaacaatgAAACACACGTTATGAACGGACACCAATAGCAGTACAACCTCTCAGAGCGATCAGTGGTGGAGACAGATACGAGGTTAAAGAGGAAATTAGCTTACAGGCTTTTATTGCTGCGTTGTCTAAGAAACTGGAGGTTATGGAATCAGAGAAAGTGAAAGCTGAGGATTGCTCTATCTGTGAGACCTTAGACCACAGATCTCAGGACTGTCAACTCCTACCAGTATGGAAAGAGAGTAGATCTGATCGGGTGCCATTGAGGAATTGGGTCAACACAACGCAGAATCAGCCATTATCGAATACTTATAACCTAGGGTGGAGGAATCATCTGAACCTCTCGTGGAGGAATGATCAACCTAGTCCATCATCCTCGTGGTATCAGCAAGTTTCTCAACCTtatgcaccgcctccgcaaccAACATATCAcccagttgcagctcctcaaccGTAGTATCAGCCGCAACAGATTTCTCATAGCTACACACCACTgggatttcaaccaaatttagctcctattccagAAAAAAGATCTCCTGATGAGAGCATGGCACATATAGCGAACATGTTTcagcaattcatgcagattcacgTCACGACCAGCAATCAGAGTAATCAATCCTTTAGTGAATTGAAAGAtgccatgaataagataagtacacagccGAACACCATGGAAAAAGGGAAATTCCCTACATAGCCTCAACCTAATCCCCAAGTATATAGACAGTAATAGCAaccagtgcacaatgtttcaggggatgtTTTTGAGTCAGGtaaggcagttattaccttgcAAAGCGGAAAAGAAGTTGCTCATACTGAAATGCCCACTAATCAACAAACATTCGCTCCCGCATCTGAAGTGACGGCTGAGCCAaatgagggaaaagaaaaatcagatgaggccagctcaagtttaacaaatttagataataaagaggatgagctagtcaaggagtatcaacctatggtaccctatcctcagcggttgacatctggtcaaaagaataagtatcacactgagatccaagaaatatttagataggtgaagatcaacattccacttctaaAGATCATACAGCAAAttcctgcatatgcaaaatttctgaaagacctatgcacagtaaaaaggaaattgaacgtgaagaaaaagacTTTTTTGACTGAGTAGGTTAGCGCGTTGATACTAAGCCGGACTTCGCATAAACTTAAAGACCCTGGGTCTCCCACAATTttgatcatgattggtgaatctcgtatcgggagagctctacttgatctggggagtagtgtgaacctGCTCCCATTTTTGATATATGAACAATTGGGTTTAAGTGAGCTAAATAAGacactatgatgctacagttagcAGAAAGTTCTGTAAAAGCTCCACAAGGcgttgttgaggatgtattgattCAAGTCGATAAATTTTACTACCCAATGGACTTCATTGTTCTGGACATGCAGTAGCTTGTGtccaccatatatcaggcccCTGTTATTCTCGGCCGATCATTCCTTGccacttctaatgccttgattaactaTCGAAGCGAAGTACTCAAGATCACGTTTGGAaacatgacactggaaatgaatgtGTTTAATAAGACGCTGACTGGGTGTGATGATTCATAAGTACACGCATTAGATGTGGTTGATGACTTGGATACGCTGGAGCTGTTTTCAGCATTTGGTCCtgatggtgcatttgagaatgaagctCCTGAACAACCTGAGGTAATTGATGAGAAAGTTCCATTGATTAGCGCATTACTTAAATTCAAGGGGCAGTCCACAAAGATAGATGCGATAACGATTCGTGATGTGCGATGGAGACCACCAGAGTTGATAATGTTAGACATCATCTATCCAGTCACCGACATGTCATGCGGCCCTCGAGTTGATGATATTATGAACTACCTTGCCACCAATCAAACACCAATGCAAGATAAGTGACAGTTCTTTTCAAAAGTCAATATCATATTTGAGAAGAAGAGTTGTCCTAACTGCAAAGCATGGCTCGAGAAATTGGTCGATGCACGCTGAGCTCACCTAATTGCAATCAAGAAAATTTCAGGGCTAACTCCATACAGGTTGATTTATGGTAAAGCATGTTATGTACCTGTTAAAATTCAGCATTatgtattttggatcataaattaGATTGACTTTTTACTTGATAATGTAATAGGGTTGAGAAAGTTGCAGGTGTGTGCGCTCACAGAATCTAAGAGGAAAGTCTATGACAAGGACCGCTTAGAGAAGAAGCAGATGATGGTGCTGCATAACCTCAAGGATAAACAACCCTTCCCAAATCAGTTGGACCCTCTTTGCAACTCTAGATACCGTTTATTTCCTTGGAAGTTAAGATCCCGATGTGGCTCGTATATCGTTGAACATGCTCAGTACCACAGCACAGTAGAACTGGTGGACCCAACGAATGATAACAGTGTCATGGTCAAGGAACACCAACTCAAGCCTCCAATGATCCCATTCGATCCCAATAAAGAGTTCTTACTTCTGTAAGACCCTAGGGAAGTCCTCTAACCTTTCTATTTTACTgcattctttttcattttttttcttttcgttttatttgtttttatttgcatctttcttttctttttttctgttgcattagttggtagtgattttctattagttgttcacccgtgcacagtttttctatttcccctatgcgtTCACATTGAGGTGAATGTTCTACCTTAGTtagggggtgagcatttgcatgtgacattgtgTACGTATAtttgctgggttttatatattaatttgaaaataaattcaaaaaaagaaagaaagagaaagcaTTTAGGATAAACGATTAtctcatgattaacactgacttatacccttcacatacttgcatataacctaagaattacacacttgagtcatttatgcgtagtttctctttatatgactttgtaactccatgaagaattaaTTGGTAGTAGACTCGTGTAAAtctgactatataatttcttgtatttatacggcatctcatgaggctgaatagacacattcacgtgattcattgcacttagggttccctATGAACACTGAAAGAAcacccatggcgactatgacaccttgtgagatatccttgagctatttatcgtccttttgagtgttaatattaaattatagttCATGAAACTcgattctcttttcttctagacgatttcttgtacactagtctctatttttgatttgctagcctagaggtgacatctagtgggaagatagaaacctaggttttgtagcctactcaagatgtgaaggctgagtcacccctagagatagacttagttcatggaccactattcgagcttaattctcattgatggtatgaagataacaaaagaagtgtaatgattgtcctaattgataaagaaaagatagaaattggagaatgagcagaagaaagaataagaaatataaatgcacatgaaatgaaatgctaatgtctgctccgtagaaataccaaaaaaaataaaaaataagtcaaggacacgacacatgttctccacatatgaagattcttcaaccgtttaatgctgcagatgtattcacgtcaagtttaagaatgagttgatctagggtggtcttggttggacatggcgagtaggtgagaagatgttagggtgaaagacccaacacctcatagatagactagatccttctcagacaagtccactccatatacttagcgtttgttcctttcatTATGTGGGATGTTTAATCGCCTAAAATGTAgtgactttattgaaaatattgacTTGAAATATGTTAACttgccacagtcatttgatttgtcatatgatcttgcatctgattgttaaatttttaggatcattatggttatggttttttggttatattttagtatgtgcttaattgacaaaccaaaaaaattgtgcttgcttgctttaaattaaaatttccttttcagcaagcaccccccaGTACCATTTTGCAGACATTATAAgggaaatatatattattattatatacatatatatctttaaatTGCACAACTAgttcggtaacttcacataaaaatgcatgtgaacttgtatgactatttttatgctcaaaccttctatttgctatcatatgtcgtatgctttaaactcaaatctttcacaagtcttatgatatgtctcaattgcaatggtttgtgcatattcatggtctaattctattttcatgtcatttaaatcatttaaatgaccagttatattatttgtgtgTGTAATTGCTATATCTCATACTTAaagaggttatctttgtcattcattttgcattgtatgactattctATCTTTTGGATGATTGAAAGTTATATTTCTGTTTCCCATTCTGATCCATACTGGACTGGTTGAGTTAGTAGTtatggataaattgttaatttaaaactcTCATgtaatttctatacatatatatttttgggcAAAATGCTCTAatttcaaacagcatgctgccgaaatttccaaaaaaaaatttccaatcaTATATTGCatataaatgattcatactcaatgttttgcttacatgctttatatttataGCCATTTTTGTTATTACCAAAAGGGGTACAAGTGGCAAAATTGGGTAAtgaataaatttattaaaatctttatttttcccattatgcataaagtcagggggagcctatCTTGGTTGTACCCATTTTTACATGgtgtattttttatcatcaaaaagggggagaatgtttaccttttaggtcatacccggttttgataatgacaaatacttttggtatttgatgactttcaagtttgtgtgcagggtCATACTAAGTTAGATCACAGTGATAACATGTAGCaatttgaagaaatatgaagaccccgacacatttattatttgttgcaatattattgggtttgtaataatttcatttcaagtgggtctataataatctgcatatcatgcatgtaggaactacaagctcaagaccttagaaagaccttagggatcacccttcagtcgaccaacgccgagtttttgggtttaagtcaaaagaccttagaaataccttaggtTCTTGCACTAACACGTAAGATAGTCCTCAATATCACATATATCATTAGGGGAACCAATTGAAGTAAAACAGGACTTAAAAGGCAAAATTAGTAAGGCTTTGGGCAACTGaacccctggtgttcaaaacacctcgggcaaccaaacctttGACCAGTTAGaaagttgacttggttttgggcgaccgaaccaaaataaCCGTAGCATCCTCGGGTGACGAAACGTCCATTCTAACTTTTCTCAACAACTCGGTAGACCGAACTCTCACGTTCAAATATGCCTTGGGCGACCGAAAGTTCAAATTTGGCATACCGAACTTTAGACCAGGTGACCGAACCGCGgtattttgaaaatcgcctttggttcagcaaaccaaacccatattcgggcacccaaacttcaaaaataacttttctgATTGTatctgttcgggtgaccaaatCGTGGATCAGGcacccgaaactcttgggttgtttttatttttacctcGGTAAtttggggttaaatagggttaaaatctTTAAACTTattcaaaacaattttaataattccctatgagtTCCCAACAGTCATAAAATTggccaagtctatatatagggcttcatttgcaaagattaaggtgaattagcaaataggattaaccaaaaattctctcaaattttttatactctcattTCCCATATTACACATTTTGAAGCCAAATTCTTATACTCTCTCATACaaatcattcctttgataaaccaATCTTTGTGAGAGTTATTTGAGTGGTTATTTATTGTTCTATATTGCTAGGATACTCTCATTATAttcattgtatttgttttttagattgagagttgagcataagatttatccctttattttatttgataaatcagtGTATGGGAAAATTTAgtggctagtgagtctttgcattatcattgcaagattaATTGAACTTGTGATTTTTCAGtgtgcaaaatctttttcacaaactcattttttaaatatttcttgtgcttgaatattgagaaaatatttttagagatattttgattaacttggtgaaaatctttgaaaccctaaatcgttattgagatttacatctattTATCGGTTCAAAGATTATATTGTTTATACACTCtttgtgtttgattgaatatagacattactttgagtgttagcacacaaattgcactaagcttatagttcctatctatttgacgtgcattgattatattgtactatattgtagtacatatctacttgtgtaagaaacatttgtttgtacgtaaattgttatatcttttgtattccaggcgtgggcctgaagagggagactagccctgttgaatagtctcatattggcttagacccggttagaaaagttaggtgcatcatcttGGTAaagtgcggttgtaggttgaggccagccccgtgaattgacatgattgtaaccggtgtcgctccactcatTACGTGAACATTAGTaaaatccttgtgctggtgagtcaaggcggggacgtaagcagtattactcgaaccccgataacataccgtgtgtgtattttatttttccgtaatttatttaccgcacgtgtatgttatattgtgagtgttacgcatgatttaatttctgtatgttttatttatctgcgcatttaaaactgtatagacagaccctaggttatggaTATACTGCTGCTATTTAGTTTAACAtaggaagaaagttttaaatttcaattcccTCCCAgtctttggaatacaccaaagtcaatagGGGATAAGTACACGATctactttttctttattttaaaaaataaaataaaacggTGACtctatttaaataaaataaaataaaaaatagaataaattaattaatgattTGGATAGTTTAAACTTTAAACTTATTCATTTTTAAAACACCCATGAAATGTTAGCAAGCCAAAAGATTCTCAAAATCCAATGTCAACAAataaaatataccaaatcaaCTATACAAATTTAATGCTTAGAAGGGCTTAACAAATAAGACAGATTCACTAAATTTTACACCATTAACATTAAGAACAGAGCAAAATAAAAGAAACTCGATGAGACAACTTTCCTtcccttttctttcatttttcccttcttttcttttcttttcttttcttccaaaTTCTCATCCAGATGGACCAGATCCATGCAGCATTCCCAAGCTTGGACTAGTCTTGAACATGGATGGATATAAAATTTGCTGATCAATCAACCACTGCATTTCTACTAAAGTTCTAAAACCATGGACATCCTAAAACCACTTAAACCCTAAGCAAGCAAAAGTAATATATTACCCCCAGGGTTTAGCTCAGTTGGCAAGGCGGGTTTGGGATTTCCTTTCACGAGGTGAGCCAAATCCTGGCATCCCAAGTTCGATTCCTGCGGCGGGCTCCTGATTTACCTCCTCGTGGTGGTATGGGGTAGCCATCACGGGACGTGAGACTAGTCACGACCGGTGCGTGcagaccgtaaaacggacgtgcGTTGACGGTTGTGGACACCCGgcgatattcaaaaaaaaaaaaaaaagcaaaagtaATATACTTGCTGGGTTTTCTGTCAACATATTCACTTTCAGAGTGTGAATGTAGTTCctttctttaattattattaattattatgaCAGAATAGAAAAAATCAGTACAGAAATTTGAATCAAATGGCACCTATAACTGTAACCCACTccccattttttcccaaatttgtCCTTCTCTGTATCACTCTGGCGGCTCCGCCCTGCTCGACGACAGAGCCACCTCTGTCTCCGCCGCCTTCTCCTCCTCTCTGAACTTCTTATAGATATCTCCTCGGTAAAATTCCAGCGTTCTCATCACCAGAACCATCGAAACAATGGCTCCGAAGAAAGTAACCGCAGCCAAAATTATAAAGGGCAGCTTGTAACACTGGCTCCCGATGCAAGTCAGCTCCTTCACCGACGACCTATCCATCCCCTTCGCCGCTAGCTCCTTCAATGCCTCACTGTCGTACAGCATTCCGGTGACCTTAACGTTCAGGATGAATGACCCAACGGGACTTGCCACTTGCCCACAATTGAACAATGTGGAGTAGTACTTCAGGCCGAACAGCTCGGAGATGATTGCGAAGAGGAGTGGCAGTTGAGCGCCGAAGGAGAATCCGATGATCACCGACGCGACGTACACGGAGCCTGGCACCGGAAATGCAATGAGGAGGTGGCCGATGCAGGAGAGAAGGAGCACTAGTGTCATCATAAGGGGTCGGGGGAATTTGTAATGCACCAGAAGGCTCTCGGAGACGAATCCGGCGAAGACCCTGCCGAAGTAGTTCCAGATGCTCACGAGCGATACGAAGGAGCTCACGGTTCGAGCCGGGTAGCCCAGCGATTCGCCGATTTGACCCAGGTTGTCGACGGCGGTCAAGCTCGATCCTAATCCGCAGAAAGTAGCGATGAACAGGATTAACATGTCAATGCTCAGAAGTGCTTGCAAGATTGTGTAATCGTCTCCCCTGTCGGGCTTCTTGCATATGTTGGCGCAACAGGATGAAATTGGGTCTGATTCCGACTCTTTTGGCGGTGGATTTGATCCCGACGCTGCCACTTTCTCAATCTGTATTCCGTTGGGAGGATCACGGGGCTGTTTCATGATATTCCAGAGGGCTACATCTTCTCTAATGCAGATAATCAGAGGGAGAAAGAGCAGGGCGCAAACCGCGGTGACACTTCCGGCATAAGCGGCTCGCGAGAACACGACCAGTTTCTGGGCTATGTTCATAGCCATTAGAAACAAGGCTAAAGCGATCGATACATAGAGGAATTGGTAAAACACCTTGAGCTCGTTGCCTCGCCGGACGGGCTTAATCGTCCGAATCGTGTACACAAACAGAACAGAGATGGCGGCGGGGAGCCACGCAATTAGGAGTATAAGAGATTTGGAATTGTTCCCGTAAATGGCCAAGTAAATTTGGGTCATGATGGCGCCGCTGAGGCCGACGAAGCCCTTCAGGAGACCCAACATCACGCCACGACTCTCCGGGAAGTTCTTGACGCAGGTGACCAGAGCCCCCGTGTTCGCGAAATTCTGAGAGTTGGCTCCCACGCAGATGTAAACGCACATTTGCCACACCTTTGGCTTGGCGATCTTGCCGGTGACGGCGAGCCAAATCATGAAGTAGCCGACGAAGTTCAGGGCGGAACCGACCAAGAGCACAAACCAAGTTGGGGTTACCTCGGCGAGGAGGCCGGACAGGACACCGACGTTGGCGCCGAAGTCTTTGAAGAAGCCTAAAAGGTTGAGGGTGGTTTGATCGTAGCCGAGAGAAGATTTTATCTGTTTGGAGTAGATTCCGAAGAGATAGGTTGCTCCGGCTCCGTACATGATCAGGAAGGACGCGAACACGGAGAACCACCGGCCTCGAACGACATATGCGATGAACCGGAGGGCCTCGCCGCCGCTTCCGCCGCCGATCGTTGGTATCTCGTTCATTACTACTGGCTGCTAATGGGAGACAGTCGCACTAGAGTTAGAGTATATCGAGTAAGACTGTTACAGTATGGTATTGAAAGTGGGGaggccaaaacacacacacacacacacacacacacacacacagatatatatatatatatatatatatatatatataaaataaagtaggcttaaaaacataaataaaataaattattgaaaTAGCGATCCGTGAAGCATAGAAAAAAAATTTCCTATTAAAAAGACAAAAAGTATGGATATTTTTTTTTGGAGGTGTCAGCAAAGCCATTTGACATTTTGAAGCTATCACGGACCAACATGTCGACTCGCAAATTTTAATCTTTATTTCAGGAGTGTGCATTTTTAAGATTTAAATAGAATATAGTATAAACTTGTATTAGATTTCTTTAAATCCAAATCTATTaaaatttatgcttctaaatattgtcttattattttttttttctccttcatGACGTGGCAGCTGTGATGCTTATCAATTTTTGGGTATTAAAgatattatttttaatcataatTAGAAGTGATAAAATTGTACTTTAGAAAGAGAAGcgtcaatttttttaaaataaaattctatttgtttcatttttatttttaatgcgTTAGATGGTATTactttttgaaagaaaaaaaaaatgacaaatttCTCATCTTAGCAAGTGCGAAAAAAATGATAAAGTGTCAATTACTTTTTAAAAATGTAAGTAGTGTTGCAAATGAATCAAACTGTTCATGAGTGGCTCGAAGTTTGGTAGCGAGAGTTCGTTTAGGCTCGTTCATCATATAAATGAAAGATTCTCAAACCCAATTTTCTGATCATTTAATAACAAATCGAACTTGAACATTTATATACTCAACTTGTTTCGACTCGTGAACAATTCGATTATGGACTCAGTTTGGACTCGCTTAATAAGCTCAAATTAGAATCATTATGGTTTAGTATATTAAGGTCGAATTAGGCTTGATAGACTATAATTGGTTTAAAAGTAAGGACTTTTTGTGCATAATTTGTTAAAACGGGATCTCTGACTGAGTTTGGAAGgattgggtttgggttgacccatttattaatGGGTAAATAACCTATAAATCTAAACATGTTCGTTATTAAACATATCGTAAATAATTACCTATTAAAcacctatttaaaaatataattttttattttaatttttttctataacATTTCaccaaatttttcttaatttttttctaaaaaataacacgcatttagtcatttattttatttattattatctcaataaaaaactcaaaatttagaaaatagtaTATCTCTTtaatttgtttgaaaaaatatgatttaaaatttacaaaataaCATCAATACAAATATAATTTATCACTTGTGTTGTATATCATTTTTTCCTcttcaaattttcaacaaatctAGTTGTATAACTTGTaactataaaatattatttatctaAAATACCCAAAAGCAAAAAATATGAATTATAAAATGCTAATTTTTTGAATGTAAACGGATGGCCCAATGGGTACTTGACCTAAACTCGTCTAACCCATTTATTAAATTGGTTGGGTTCAGGTTGACCCCTTTATAAACGAGTCGTCTCCTCTCAAACCCAAATTCGTTCTACATGGATAGGTAACAAGTCACTGATTGAGCCTTGACCCGTTTTGTCACTCCTATGCATAAGATTATTTAGTTCAAACTGCATAATGAGAATTTAGTGATAAGGCTAATGCTCAAGCAGGAccgactcttcacaatatggggctctaggcgaatgatttaatcaatgacctttaatattttgtttaattttatttttattcaaaattaatttttctaactttttgatatgcaaaatcactaattaaagttttatattcaagattttcacgtatttctttttctattgataacatagtCAATCCATTTAATCCATTTTCCCAATgttttggatcataaatattatcatcattatttatttatttttcttctatattgttaaaatgtctttcaaaagaaatatcattagtgaacatttcctgtatatcaatgttatctttatcagtattattattattattattattattattattattattattattagattataattccatctctggaattgattgctcgtttctgggaggattttcatcttgctcatttatattttgcttagaattaaaaataaatttattaagggctcccttttgagatgacactaattcttctatttttttttcttcatttgtttttcatatccggattcatattttctcgttgacataattaaatttcaaaattaatactataaattgacaaattaggtaaacaaataaaaataaatttaataaatctataaaaatagtagattgaaacaatataacctgattattattattattgcaaatctaTCGGCGaacgagactttagagatatcggattcttgccgAATACAACactctaacctcaaagcttccaaaatctaaaaaaaaaatagaaaaaaaaaatttcatagtgaaaataatagaaaaataatatacaaacattgaaatcaaaattagagttgataaaaattacagagaatcagaggcacgaagatgatgaacacaataattggagcaaaaatcatagaaagaccaagagatgagagagagtgtgtgagagatgaaaaaaaaaatttagagagactaagagggagagatgggagtaatagataatttgaaatacaataaagaTGTTAGTTGGAaagtataagacttgaaaaaaaagaatataattgtatttattttatattttaaaatataatttaatttatttgttagttgggaagtcaattatgggaatagagcataataaataatattaatattatttaattaaaaaaaatttggggcccaaaaactatattattatattaagaaaaaattgatGGGCCCtaaaaatttgggggccctaggCGGCTGCCTCAATTGCCTAAAGGCAGAGCCGCCCCTGTGCTAAAGGTCAATAGGCTAATTTGGTAGGGTAAAAAACCTCTAAGGCAATATTAGTGAGAGTCCTTTCACCTTTTTGCCAAACAAAATCTCTTGTCTCTCAAAATGAGACGTTGCAAAAGAACCAAACCATTAGTGAACATTTTAATGGCTCGGTTCGGTAAGGACTCATGAATTTGTTCATTTATATAATAAACAAGCTTAAGCAAAATATATTAGAGCTCGATCTGAGCTCGACTCAAGCTCAAACTCGCCTAAAAATTTAAAGAACGGGTTTAAGCATGACAAAGTTTGGTTCAGCTCGACTTGACTCATTTGCAACGTTAGATGTAAGCAtctccttttaaaattttataatctaCTAAAATAAATGTATTAAATTATTTAAAGTATCTACATtagtattaaaaataatttttctaggaCATGCAGGTTCTAATAAAATGACTTAACAAaatttcattttaatcaaaaaGGATTAAAATGTGTGTCGTACATTTGTTGTTCCATTActcaataattaattaatatagaAGTAGGAATGGAAAGAAATTAGATTAGGCAAGTGAAAATTATTAGGAGTATTGGAGGAGAAATTATTCGATAGACTACCTTTTTATTTATAGACTAACCAATAAAGCGATAACAATTTACAGCCTAGACCATATAAGTAAATCATAATTAATTTTCTTTCCAAAacgaataaaaaaaataaagcccGTGGTTTATCCATGGTTAAAATTTTTTAGTAAATTTTCTTTGTAACTAGTAGAGATTTGTGCAATGGATAGGACTCAATTAATTCATTGCATATCCTTTTCCacttattttaaaattcaaaattaactactcCGAAATGTAATTCTCAAAGTTTAACCAGTGAAATGTCCCTTAAAAAActtaaaattagttttttaagtACTTTAGATGCATTACCATTAAGAAATTTC
This region includes:
- the LOC131149667 gene encoding protein NUCLEAR FUSION DEFECTIVE 4, which produces MNEIPTIGGGSGGEALRFIAYVVRGRWFSVFASFLIMYGAGATYLFGIYSKQIKSSLGYDQTTLNLLGFFKDFGANVGVLSGLLAEVTPTWFVLLVGSALNFVGYFMIWLAVTGKIAKPKVWQMCVYICVGANSQNFANTGALVTCVKNFPESRGVMLGLLKGFVGLSGAIMTQIYLAIYGNNSKSLILLIAWLPAAISVLFVYTIRTIKPVRRGNELKVFYQFLYVSIALALFLMAMNIAQKLVVFSRAAYAGSVTAVCALLFLPLIICIREDVALWNIMKQPRDPPNGIQIEKVAASGSNPPPKESESDPISSCCANICKKPDRGDDYTILQALLSIDMLILFIATFCGLGSSLTAVDNLGQIGESLGYPARTVSSFVSLVSIWNYFGRVFAGFVSESLLVHYKFPRPLMMTLVLLLSCIGHLLIAFPVPGSVYVASVIIGFSFGAQLPLLFAIISELFGLKYYSTLFNCGQVASPVGSFILNVKVTGMLYDSEALKELAAKGMDRSSVKELTCIGSQCYKLPFIILAAVTFFGAIVSMVLVMRTLEFYRGDIYKKFREEEKAAETEVALSSSRAEPPE